Proteins encoded together in one Nitrospiria bacterium window:
- a CDS encoding VWA domain-containing protein gives MTDPKQPVSLPPALARFSGRELDDESRRAFLESLAALSPSDRSTLFELLEELIGASPKSAAIGLRNLADVLRTLGPTPTLSWLDLGTAMASRSSAAAQKYFSESPDLLSEIPPLRRLPLLRLGLELSDGHAGVIMDFLRACPHLPAEVGTDDLTVWMETGRRLAEEDTVLAVEYFRISPMVLRQIPIGDLPRWVELGRRLVEPNTLGKPDYLKAIEFFRLSTETLASLEPPDLRKPFLELGVVLSWRSAALGMDYLRSAPTILREIEAPGDRRLFLSQALRLAEAVISGGRSGEERTGSSHAPRTPALAPAEPYARFNREPGIVLDYLREGSKAFRTFGYNTADFMAWVDAGLTLLTVNPERARAFFSGRSKTGQETAERLMGGLSLKTVGRTLALYAEGLSGRAVAIKPTTDLPESLRETVGDAPTGDGRTIYLPSRIRLYPDDEDNFRLYKTATLHEAGHLEFGTYQPDFAELRDLIQEVRAEYARLPLPVRQAGDGRGQDLSDSGSVQTAADYFNLFPSPVWARSLWTVIEDARVDFRIRADYPGARRDMDRIVAMDLESRPKLEGLPPRAAVYEALLQLSVTDTTEVPLELAETVSAAYDLLLEVKNPAATASDSLKVLARLYRFLEEQFRRWPAVKGESDPLGVQEKTPDPHADPAADPTAASPRRETRPSPSTFSYRGVIQPDRVRSGPEEKTVPIDPGRFGSVPPASSAGESQKKTLETAQTEGAPKEIAPDPGFQNAPTHPEPAPDAETATFLYDEWDDAAQEYRPRWCRLREHRLQPGSSQTVRQTLTSYAPVLRLLRRHFQSLRPEAFRKVKRQAYGDQLDLDAIVEARTELRSGQTPRENLYIKNEKLVRDVAVAFLIDLSGSTSRQIPSARKRVIDVEQEALILMAEALEAVGDAFAIYGFSGDSKDRVDFYIIKDFSDAVNPLVHERIGAMRSMNQNRDGTAIRHTLAKLEQQPAKTRLLLLISDGKPLDAGYAGAYSLQDTKRALREARMRGVHPYCITVDREASRYVTEMYGEVGHTIIDRVATLPDRLPRIYKRLTT, from the coding sequence ATGACGGACCCCAAGCAACCGGTGTCGCTCCCGCCCGCGTTGGCCCGCTTTTCCGGCCGCGAGCTGGACGACGAAAGCCGGAGGGCGTTCCTGGAGTCGTTGGCCGCCCTCAGCCCGTCGGACCGGAGCACGCTCTTCGAATTGCTGGAAGAGCTGATCGGGGCCTCGCCGAAATCGGCCGCGATCGGTCTTCGAAATCTGGCCGACGTCCTTCGGACCCTGGGACCGACGCCGACCCTCTCCTGGCTGGACCTGGGCACGGCGATGGCCTCCCGGTCCTCCGCGGCGGCGCAGAAATATTTTTCGGAGAGCCCGGACCTTCTGTCCGAAATCCCGCCGCTCCGGCGGCTTCCGCTCCTGCGGCTGGGGCTCGAGCTCAGCGACGGTCATGCCGGCGTAATCATGGACTTCCTTCGGGCCTGTCCTCACCTGCCGGCCGAAGTCGGAACGGACGACTTGACCGTCTGGATGGAAACCGGACGTCGGCTGGCCGAAGAGGATACGGTGCTCGCGGTCGAGTATTTCCGGATCAGTCCGATGGTCCTGCGTCAGATCCCGATCGGCGATCTTCCGCGGTGGGTCGAGTTGGGCCGTCGCCTCGTCGAGCCGAACACGCTGGGAAAACCCGACTATCTGAAAGCGATTGAATTTTTCCGCCTCAGCACCGAAACCCTCGCGAGCCTCGAACCCCCGGACCTCCGAAAGCCCTTCCTGGAATTGGGAGTCGTCCTGTCTTGGAGATCGGCCGCGCTTGGAATGGACTATCTTCGATCCGCTCCGACGATTCTTCGGGAAATCGAAGCACCGGGCGATCGCCGGCTGTTCCTCTCCCAGGCCCTTCGATTAGCCGAGGCTGTTATATCGGGGGGCCGCTCCGGCGAAGAAAGGACAGGGTCCTCCCATGCCCCCCGCACCCCCGCGCTCGCGCCCGCGGAGCCGTATGCTCGCTTTAACCGGGAACCGGGCATCGTCCTGGACTATCTGCGGGAAGGCTCGAAGGCGTTCCGGACCTTCGGATATAACACGGCCGACTTCATGGCCTGGGTGGACGCCGGTCTGACCTTGCTGACCGTGAATCCCGAGCGCGCCCGGGCGTTCTTCAGCGGACGTTCGAAAACCGGGCAGGAAACGGCCGAGCGTCTCATGGGCGGACTGTCGCTCAAGACGGTCGGCCGGACGCTGGCGTTGTACGCCGAGGGCTTGTCCGGACGGGCCGTCGCGATCAAACCGACGACCGATTTGCCGGAAAGCCTTCGCGAGACGGTCGGCGACGCCCCGACCGGCGACGGGCGGACGATCTATCTGCCGTCCCGAATCCGACTCTATCCCGATGACGAGGACAATTTCCGCTTGTACAAGACCGCCACGCTGCATGAAGCCGGCCACCTCGAATTCGGAACGTATCAACCCGACTTCGCGGAGCTGCGGGACCTTATCCAAGAGGTGCGGGCCGAATACGCCCGCCTGCCCCTGCCCGTCCGGCAGGCGGGGGACGGGCGGGGCCAAGATCTTTCGGATTCCGGCTCCGTCCAAACGGCCGCGGATTATTTCAACCTCTTTCCGAGCCCGGTCTGGGCGCGATCGCTTTGGACCGTTATCGAAGACGCCCGGGTCGATTTCCGGATCCGCGCGGATTATCCCGGAGCGCGCCGGGACATGGACCGGATCGTCGCGATGGATCTTGAGTCCCGGCCGAAACTGGAAGGCCTTCCTCCCCGGGCGGCGGTCTATGAAGCGTTGCTCCAGCTCTCGGTCACGGACACGACCGAGGTCCCGCTGGAGCTGGCCGAGACCGTCTCGGCCGCCTACGATCTGCTGCTCGAGGTCAAGAACCCGGCCGCGACGGCCTCCGATTCCTTGAAGGTTCTGGCCCGCCTCTACCGCTTTCTGGAGGAACAATTCCGGCGCTGGCCGGCCGTAAAGGGGGAAAGCGACCCGCTGGGCGTGCAGGAAAAGACGCCGGATCCCCATGCGGATCCGGCGGCCGATCCGACCGCGGCTTCGCCGCGGCGCGAGACGCGGCCTTCTCCGTCCACGTTTTCCTACCGCGGTGTGATTCAGCCCGATCGGGTCCGGTCCGGTCCGGAGGAAAAGACGGTTCCGATCGATCCGGGCCGTTTCGGGTCCGTTCCCCCCGCATCCTCCGCGGGAGAGTCCCAGAAAAAAACATTGGAGACCGCCCAAACGGAAGGGGCGCCGAAAGAAATTGCGCCCGATCCCGGATTCCAAAATGCTCCAACCCATCCGGAGCCCGCCCCGGACGCCGAGACCGCGACCTTTCTGTACGATGAATGGGACGACGCGGCCCAGGAATACCGCCCCCGGTGGTGTCGTCTGCGCGAGCACCGTCTGCAACCCGGATCGAGCCAAACGGTTCGGCAGACCCTCACCTCCTACGCGCCGGTCCTGAGGTTGCTCCGGCGCCATTTCCAGAGTTTGAGGCCCGAGGCCTTCCGAAAAGTCAAACGTCAGGCCTACGGCGATCAGCTCGACCTGGACGCCATCGTCGAGGCCCGCACCGAGCTCCGGAGCGGTCAGACACCCCGGGAAAACCTCTACATCAAGAACGAGAAGCTGGTGCGGGACGTGGCCGTCGCGTTCCTGATCGATCTGAGCGGCTCGACCAGCCGGCAGATTCCGTCCGCCCGGAAGCGCGTCATCGACGTCGAACAGGAGGCCCTGATTCTGATGGCCGAGGCCCTTGAGGCCGTCGGCGACGCCTTCGCCATTTACGGCTTTTCGGGGGATTCAAAGGACCGCGTGGACTTCTACATCATCAAAGACTTTTCCGACGCCGTCAATCCCCTCGTCCACGAACGAATCGGCGCGATGCGCTCCATGAACCAGAACCGGGACGGAACCGCCATCCGGCACACGCTCGCCAAACTCGAGCAACAACCGGCGAAGACCCGCTTGCTCCTCCTGATCAGCGATGGAAAACCGCTGGACGCCGGCTATGCCGGCGCCTACTCCCTCCAGGACACGAAGCGGGCGCTGAGGGAAGCCCGGATGCGCGGCGTTCACCCCTACTGCATCACGGTCGACCGGGAGGCGAGCCGGTACGTGACGGAGATGTACGGCGAGGTCGGTCATACGATCATCGACCGGGTGGCCACCCTTCCGGACAGACTGCCCCGCATTTACAAACGATTGACGACCTGA
- a CDS encoding CbbQ/NirQ/NorQ/GpvN family protein, with translation MSAERLKGLELEIDQYRIAQEPFYIPVRSEAELFRTAYRNRMPVMLKGPTGCGKTRFVQHMAFQLKRPLITIACHEDLTASDIVGRYLLRGDETVWVDGPLTLAVKHGAICYLDEVVEARKDTTVVIHPLTDDRRILPIEKKGQVIEAVDEFMLVISYNPGYQSVLKELKQSTKQRFMAIEFNYPPREMEVRILQHETGLGEAVAQSLVKLGEKVRNLKNHGLEEGVSTRLLVYAGELIQKGIDPRTACEAAVTQPITDDPDMHRSISEIVNSIFP, from the coding sequence ATGAGCGCCGAACGCCTCAAGGGACTGGAACTGGAGATCGATCAGTACCGGATCGCGCAGGAGCCTTTTTACATTCCGGTCCGGAGCGAGGCCGAGCTTTTCCGCACCGCCTACCGGAATCGGATGCCGGTCATGCTCAAAGGCCCGACGGGCTGCGGCAAGACCCGGTTCGTACAGCACATGGCCTTCCAGCTCAAGCGCCCGCTGATCACGATCGCCTGCCATGAAGACCTGACGGCCTCGGACATCGTCGGGCGTTATCTCCTCCGGGGCGACGAGACCGTCTGGGTCGACGGGCCGTTGACCCTTGCGGTCAAGCACGGCGCGATCTGCTACCTGGACGAGGTGGTGGAGGCCCGCAAGGACACGACGGTCGTGATCCACCCCTTGACGGACGACCGGCGGATTCTTCCCATCGAGAAGAAGGGCCAGGTGATCGAGGCGGTGGACGAGTTCATGCTCGTGATTTCGTACAACCCGGGCTATCAAAGCGTGCTCAAGGAACTCAAACAGAGCACCAAGCAGCGGTTCATGGCGATCGAGTTCAACTATCCTCCGAGGGAAATGGAGGTCCGCATCCTGCAGCATGAAACCGGCCTGGGCGAGGCCGTCGCGCAAAGCCTGGTCAAACTGGGCGAGAAGGTCCGGAATTTGAAAAACCACGGACTGGAAGAGGGCGTCAGCACGCGCCTGCTGGTCTACGCCGGCGAGCTCATCCAAAAAGGCATCGACCCCCGGACCGCGTGCGAGGCGGCCGTCACCCAGCCCATCACGGACGACCCCGATATGCACCGGAGCATCTCCGAAATCGTCAACTCCATCTTTCCCTGA
- a CDS encoding diguanylate cyclase — translation MMSNSSNPDNRGDNRWVQPLDRNFFEYLLELEVRKATRYLYYFSLLVVQLDGLKSRAADAAEESVHRTLGFLMRDEIRGTDLLGKRVDSSFFIVLHYTDLENAIKVGQRIRERVEHYTFDSGTEKDRRTISIGVSCFPTTANDVAGLIQKSEQLLMNAQERGGNLVSMPD, via the coding sequence ATGATGTCGAATTCATCCAATCCGGATAACCGGGGTGACAACCGATGGGTCCAGCCCCTCGACAGAAATTTTTTCGAATATCTTTTGGAACTTGAAGTTCGAAAGGCGACCCGGTATTTGTATTATTTCTCGCTGCTGGTGGTTCAATTGGACGGCCTCAAGAGCCGCGCCGCGGACGCGGCGGAAGAATCCGTGCATCGGACGTTGGGTTTTCTGATGCGGGATGAGATTCGGGGGACCGATCTTCTCGGAAAGCGGGTCGACAGCAGTTTCTTTATCGTCCTTCATTATACGGATTTGGAGAACGCCATCAAGGTCGGACAGCGGATTCGTGAGCGGGTGGAGCACTACACCTTTGATTCCGGCACGGAGAAAGACCGTCGCACCATCAGCATCGGCGTGTCCTGTTTCCCGACGACGGCCAACGACGTTGCGGGGTTGATCCAAAAGTCGGAACAATTGCTGATGAACGCCCAGGAAAGAGGGGGCAATCTGGTCAGCATGCCGGATTGA
- a CDS encoding sigma-54 dependent transcriptional regulator — MEKFFHFMPNKGNGKNMPYTGLTDNSMVNSPIFLISSDPIMRNYLKSFISHFDQKIYMALNPESFWEELASVKPAVVVYDLWRINPDTLQYLQRFKQLGDSTKVILLTGQIQVPFLNDLSSTASWKIVTKPFLPQELKTHILEAFQESRGAVLPPNDLVTPMPVSGQKGYHPQLLLESSHRMQEVRAVIDHVSNTNVTILIRGESGTGKELVARSLHECSNRSGKPFITVHCPAIPEGLLESELFGYEKGSFTGAFRRRPGKFEMANHGTIFLDEIGDIPFELQSKLLHVLQRGEFALLGGNEQKVDVRILAATNKDLEKAVAEGTFREDLYYRLNVVSISLPPLRDRKEDIPMLIECFLQKYNQQFNKACRQLGADIMQHLMNYDWPGNVRELENLVKRIVIMGQEEMIIHQYLKEGRNKINSKPVPDLSNSAEPQPPAVERVKEAGHLSAFLPLKQVAREAMKKAEGEAILKALEQTRWNRKEAARLLKISYKALLYKIRQCNLEGEPDTSEPVR; from the coding sequence ATGGAAAAGTTTTTCCATTTTATGCCGAATAAAGGAAATGGCAAAAATATGCCATATACCGGTTTGACGGATAATTCTATGGTGAATAGTCCGATATTCCTCATTAGCAGTGATCCGATTATGAGGAATTATTTGAAGAGTTTTATATCTCATTTTGATCAAAAAATTTATATGGCATTGAATCCGGAGTCCTTTTGGGAAGAATTGGCTTCCGTTAAACCGGCAGTGGTCGTTTACGACCTTTGGCGGATTAATCCCGATACCCTACAGTACCTGCAAAGATTCAAGCAACTTGGGGATTCCACAAAGGTGATTCTGCTGACGGGTCAGATCCAGGTTCCATTTTTAAATGACCTGTCGTCCACGGCTTCATGGAAAATTGTAACCAAACCGTTTCTTCCTCAAGAGCTGAAGACCCATATCTTGGAAGCTTTCCAAGAATCTCGGGGCGCGGTTCTACCGCCGAATGACCTTGTCACCCCAATGCCGGTGAGCGGGCAAAAGGGATATCATCCCCAGTTGCTTTTGGAATCCAGCCACCGCATGCAGGAGGTCAGGGCGGTCATCGATCATGTTTCGAATACGAATGTGACGATTCTCATTCGGGGAGAAAGCGGGACCGGGAAAGAGTTGGTCGCCCGGAGTCTCCATGAATGTTCGAATCGATCGGGGAAACCGTTTATCACGGTGCACTGCCCCGCGATCCCGGAAGGTCTGCTTGAAAGCGAGTTGTTCGGGTACGAAAAAGGGTCCTTCACGGGGGCCTTCCGCCGACGTCCCGGAAAGTTCGAAATGGCCAATCACGGGACGATCTTCTTGGATGAGATCGGCGATATTCCATTCGAGCTTCAATCCAAACTCCTTCACGTTTTGCAGCGGGGGGAGTTCGCCCTGCTGGGAGGGAATGAACAAAAAGTGGATGTTCGAATTCTGGCCGCGACCAACAAAGACCTTGAGAAGGCCGTCGCGGAGGGAACCTTTCGTGAGGACCTCTATTATCGGCTGAACGTCGTCAGCATATCACTTCCTCCGCTTCGGGACCGCAAAGAGGATATCCCGATGTTGATCGAATGCTTCCTGCAGAAGTACAATCAACAATTCAATAAAGCATGCCGTCAGCTTGGGGCCGACATCATGCAACATCTGATGAACTACGACTGGCCGGGTAATGTGCGGGAGCTGGAGAACCTTGTCAAACGGATCGTGATCATGGGCCAGGAAGAAATGATTATCCACCAGTATTTGAAGGAAGGACGCAACAAGATCAACTCCAAGCCTGTTCCGGACCTGTCGAACTCGGCGGAACCGCAACCTCCGGCCGTGGAGCGTGTGAAGGAGGCGGGTCATCTTTCCGCGTTTTTGCCCCTTAAGCAGGTCGCACGCGAGGCCATGAAAAAGGCCGAAGGGGAGGCGATCCTGAAAGCCCTGGAGCAGACGCGTTGGAACCGCAAGGAGGCGGCGCGGCTCCTGAAAATCAGCTATAAGGCCCTTTTGTACAAGATCCGACAATGCAATTTGGAGGGGGAGCCGGACACGTCCGAGCCGGTCCGCTAA
- a CDS encoding polysaccharide biosynthesis/export family protein, whose translation MRFLRPHCRTVLMGALGLLAAACGSIPHRPDSTPKGGPSITDLRVMDLSDKTEIVVQGEKPITYTYLLLDNPPRVVINLLSMTRGSYDHTIKVDKGAIREITVRDGQSPPPAVQLEVLLNQFLKPDIRTQSNSLLVDFPRPQIDGQRVVDEYRIGPEDVLEIMVWKNADLTRTVTVRPDGKISLPLVGDVQASGLTTEELKTIVTRRMKDYIATPEISVLVTTINSYFYYITGEVARPGKYPLKERTTVLQAISVAGGFTPFASKNGMALFRKDPLNATEVKFRVRYDDIISSEDPKKNLVIQSGDTIVVP comes from the coding sequence ATGAGATTCTTAAGACCGCATTGCAGAACCGTTTTGATGGGTGCGCTCGGCCTCTTGGCGGCGGCCTGCGGTTCGATACCGCATCGACCGGACTCAACCCCCAAAGGAGGTCCGTCCATCACCGACCTTCGTGTGATGGACCTCTCGGACAAAACGGAAATCGTGGTTCAAGGCGAGAAGCCCATTACCTATACGTACCTCCTGCTGGATAATCCACCGAGGGTGGTCATCAATCTTCTCTCCATGACCCGCGGCTCCTACGATCACACGATCAAGGTGGATAAAGGGGCGATTCGTGAGATCACCGTTCGCGACGGTCAATCTCCGCCCCCGGCCGTTCAGTTGGAGGTGCTCCTCAATCAGTTCCTTAAGCCGGACATCCGGACCCAGAGCAACTCGTTGTTGGTTGATTTTCCACGGCCTCAGATCGACGGTCAACGGGTGGTGGATGAGTACCGCATTGGACCGGAGGACGTGTTGGAGATTATGGTCTGGAAGAATGCCGACCTCACGCGGACGGTGACGGTCCGGCCGGACGGGAAAATTTCGCTGCCCTTGGTCGGGGATGTTCAAGCCAGCGGTCTGACCACGGAAGAACTCAAAACGATCGTGACCCGGCGGATGAAGGATTACATTGCCACTCCGGAGATCTCGGTCTTGGTGACCACCATTAACAGTTATTTCTATTACATAACCGGGGAAGTCGCCCGGCCGGGAAAGTATCCCTTAAAGGAGCGGACCACGGTCCTGCAAGCGATTTCCGTGGCGGGAGGGTTTACACCGTTCGCTTCTAAAAACGGGATGGCGCTGTTTCGCAAGGATCCTCTGAACGCCACCGAGGTCAAGTTCCGGGTCCGCTATGATGACATCATTTCGAGCGAAGATCCCAAGAAGAATCTCGTGATCCAATCGGGGGACACCATCGTCGTCCCCTGA
- a CDS encoding TIGR03013 family XrtA/PEP-CTERM system glycosyltransferase produces MLLSSRGKLIRRIGFIFVENLLISLFVLLAVAVRSLVDGSDPLAYSLIYYKAFLIASICQLSFYYNDLYAIRLLNQPREWAIKFIQSLAAAAILLAVVYYLFPSLIIGRGIFLITLFLLPLAVIGWRWTCDRLSRIGPLRDRVVIIGSGSLARKIGEEVLQNHPGNYEIVGFVDEDPKKLGESVVNPKVIGDYSVLSAIVSQHNIDRVIVALQDRRGKLPVNVLLECKFQGTWVEDGVNFYERLVGKIIVENLKPSWFIFSSGFRQYRLARMAKRGMDVLLATAALLASFPLFLIIALLIRMDSPGPVFFRQERVGEAEKIFTLLKFRSMRVDAEAATGPVWAQHQDSRTTAVGRFLRRTRLDELPQLINVLKGDMSFVGPRPERPFFVAVLLREIPYYAVRHTVKPGITGWAQIKYSYGASMEDALEKLQYDLFYIKNLSIWLDLTIIFETIKVVLLRRGSR; encoded by the coding sequence ATGTTGTTGTCCAGTCGGGGAAAATTAATCCGGCGCATCGGATTCATATTTGTCGAGAACCTGCTGATCTCCCTCTTCGTTCTGCTCGCCGTGGCGGTTCGATCTCTCGTTGACGGCTCGGATCCCCTGGCCTACAGTCTCATCTACTACAAGGCGTTTCTGATCGCGTCCATCTGCCAGCTCAGCTTCTATTACAACGATCTTTATGCCATCCGCTTGCTCAACCAGCCCCGCGAGTGGGCGATCAAATTCATCCAGTCTCTGGCGGCGGCCGCGATCCTCTTGGCGGTGGTTTATTATCTTTTTCCGTCCTTGATCATCGGGCGCGGGATTTTTCTGATCACGCTTTTCCTGCTTCCTCTCGCGGTGATCGGCTGGAGATGGACGTGCGACCGGCTCAGCCGGATCGGACCGTTGAGGGACCGGGTCGTCATCATCGGCTCCGGTTCCCTGGCCCGGAAGATCGGGGAAGAGGTGCTGCAAAACCATCCGGGGAATTATGAGATCGTCGGTTTTGTCGACGAGGACCCGAAGAAACTGGGGGAGAGCGTGGTCAACCCGAAGGTCATCGGCGATTACTCCGTCCTCTCCGCCATCGTCTCCCAACATAATATCGACCGTGTCATTGTCGCGCTCCAGGACCGCCGGGGCAAACTGCCCGTAAACGTTTTATTGGAATGCAAGTTCCAGGGGACCTGGGTCGAAGACGGCGTCAATTTCTATGAGCGGTTGGTCGGAAAGATCATCGTTGAAAACCTGAAACCCAGCTGGTTTATTTTTTCATCGGGGTTCCGCCAATACCGTCTGGCCCGCATGGCCAAGCGCGGCATGGATGTTCTGTTGGCCACCGCGGCCCTGCTGGCAAGCTTTCCGCTTTTTCTGATCATCGCGCTGCTGATCCGCATGGATTCCCCCGGTCCGGTATTCTTCCGCCAGGAGCGGGTGGGGGAGGCCGAAAAAATCTTCACCTTGTTGAAGTTTCGATCGATGCGCGTGGACGCGGAAGCGGCGACGGGGCCGGTCTGGGCTCAGCACCAGGACAGCCGGACCACGGCGGTGGGCCGCTTTCTTCGCAGGACGAGGCTGGATGAGCTGCCGCAACTGATCAATGTTTTGAAGGGCGACATGAGCTTTGTGGGGCCCCGCCCGGAACGGCCTTTTTTTGTGGCGGTGTTGCTCCGGGAAATTCCATACTATGCGGTGCGCCACACGGTGAAACCGGGGATCACGGGGTGGGCCCAGATCAAATACAGCTACGGGGCTTCCATGGAAGACGCGTTGGAAAAACTTCAGTACGACCTTTTCTACATTAAAAACCTTTCGATATGGCTGGACCTGACCATCATTTTTGAAACCATCAAGGTCGTCCTGCTGCGTCGGGGCTCCCGCTGA
- a CDS encoding polysaccharide biosynthesis tyrosine autokinase produces MSAQVNEMVWQDYWEMLSRRRWYLIIPFTLSVIISLVLCFVLPKTYRASTLIMVEQQKVPEDYVKSTVSTDIDARLGNIQQQVTSRSFLQSVINDLGLYKEGAKETPDALVDTMQQHVEVKVERGARDIEAFSISYEGPDPRTVMLVTNKVASLIIEQNLKVREQFVEGTSDFLDSELNEIKAELETQETKIRQFKQKFMGELPEQTTANLRTLDRLQLEQQTLGEALSKAKERRAILLESSSRPAPSESDRATADPLQAMTPAQRLVRLQSELTDLQTRFTDKYPDVIRLKSEITELETQLKADAADVKEPGAGKTKDGDQKKGTVETEAVPRDDLQGQYSQTLLEIRHLEDRQKQIVAEMKAYEDRVENAPLREQQMLALMRDYESTKQHYQSLLDKKLNAQISENLEKRQKGEQFRILDPAVLPTTPYKPDLFRIVLMGLLAGLSSGGGAVYLRDMMDKSFKKAEEVESVLRINVLASIPNLGESVKRGRKSASLTEKLDPTLVCITEPVSIAAEQYRVVCAKLTKLSKDKGPRIIAVISSIQNEGKTLTSINLSAALAKDFDRRVLLLEVDFKNPTLARLLGRTMNGGLVNLLARQTDLSHVGLTYFDGRLTVVPAGKSLGDDLRLLSSDQAREFLQQMKGRYDYIVLDIPPILPLADASVITELVDGLIMVIWAGHTPQHIVKRAMADLDTDKIVGIVLNNVSAFMSHYYYYHHQIK; encoded by the coding sequence ATGTCCGCGCAAGTGAACGAGATGGTTTGGCAGGATTATTGGGAGATGTTGTCGCGCCGGCGATGGTATCTGATCATCCCGTTTACGTTGTCCGTGATTATCAGCCTTGTGCTGTGTTTTGTGCTCCCCAAAACCTACAGAGCCTCGACGTTGATCATGGTCGAACAGCAGAAGGTTCCGGAGGACTATGTCAAATCGACCGTTTCGACCGACATCGACGCAAGGCTCGGCAACATCCAGCAACAGGTCACCAGCCGGTCCTTCCTGCAGTCCGTCATAAACGACCTCGGGCTTTATAAGGAGGGCGCGAAGGAGACGCCCGACGCGTTGGTGGACACGATGCAGCAACACGTGGAGGTCAAGGTCGAGAGAGGAGCCCGGGACATCGAGGCGTTCAGCATTTCGTACGAGGGCCCGGACCCCCGCACCGTGATGTTGGTGACCAATAAAGTGGCCTCCCTGATTATTGAACAAAATCTCAAGGTGCGCGAACAGTTTGTGGAGGGGACTTCCGACTTCCTGGACAGCGAACTGAACGAGATCAAGGCGGAGTTGGAGACGCAGGAGACGAAGATCAGGCAGTTCAAACAGAAATTCATGGGAGAACTTCCCGAACAAACCACGGCCAACCTGAGGACCCTGGATCGGCTTCAACTCGAGCAACAAACTCTCGGCGAGGCTTTGTCCAAAGCCAAGGAACGACGGGCCATTTTATTGGAGAGCAGTTCCAGGCCGGCGCCGTCCGAGTCGGATCGCGCGACGGCCGATCCATTGCAGGCGATGACGCCGGCCCAGAGGTTGGTCCGGTTGCAAAGCGAACTGACGGATCTGCAAACGCGCTTCACGGACAAGTATCCGGATGTTATTCGTCTGAAAAGTGAGATCACAGAGCTGGAAACGCAGCTCAAGGCGGATGCGGCCGACGTCAAAGAACCGGGTGCCGGCAAGACGAAGGACGGGGACCAGAAAAAGGGGACGGTCGAGACGGAGGCGGTTCCGAGGGACGATTTGCAGGGACAGTACAGTCAAACCCTTCTTGAAATCCGTCATCTGGAAGACAGACAAAAACAGATTGTTGCGGAGATGAAGGCCTACGAGGACCGCGTGGAAAACGCGCCGCTTCGCGAGCAGCAGATGCTGGCGTTGATGCGGGACTACGAGAGCACCAAGCAGCATTATCAATCCCTGCTGGACAAGAAACTCAACGCGCAGATTTCGGAAAATCTTGAAAAGCGGCAGAAGGGGGAGCAATTCCGCATTCTCGATCCCGCCGTTTTGCCGACCACGCCGTATAAACCGGATCTGTTCAGGATCGTCCTGATGGGTTTGCTCGCGGGTCTCTCCTCCGGAGGAGGGGCGGTTTACCTCCGGGACATGATGGATAAATCCTTCAAAAAAGCCGAAGAGGTGGAGTCGGTTCTTCGCATCAACGTTCTGGCCTCCATCCCGAATCTGGGCGAAAGCGTGAAGCGCGGAAGGAAATCGGCGAGCCTGACTGAAAAATTGGATCCGACGCTGGTATGCATCACCGAGCCGGTATCGATCGCCGCCGAGCAGTATCGTGTCGTGTGCGCCAAACTGACGAAACTCTCCAAGGACAAGGGACCGCGCATCATCGCGGTGATCAGTTCCATCCAGAATGAAGGAAAAACCTTGACCTCGATCAACCTTTCCGCGGCGCTGGCCAAGGACTTCGACCGCCGCGTTTTGCTCCTGGAGGTCGATTTCAAGAACCCCACCCTGGCCCGACTTTTGGGCCGGACGATGAACGGGGGTCTGGTCAATCTTTTAGCCCGGCAGACCGATCTGTCCCACGTCGGCCTGACCTACTTTGACGGCCGTCTCACGGTGGTGCCGGCCGGAAAGAGTCTGGGGGACGACCTCCGTCTGTTGAGTTCGGATCAGGCCCGGGAATTTTTACAGCAAATGAAGGGCCGGTATGATTATATCGTGCTGGACATTCCACCCATTCTTCCGCTGGCCGACGCCAGTGTGATCACCGAACTGGTCGACGGGTTGATTATGGTCATCTGGGCCGGTCACACCCCGCAGCATATCGTGAAGCGGGCCATGGCCGATCTGGATACCGATAAGATCGTCGGCATCGTGTTAAACAACGTCAGCGCATTTATGTCGCACTACTACTACTATCATCACCAAATAAAATAG